Proteins encoded together in one Triticum dicoccoides isolate Atlit2015 ecotype Zavitan chromosome 7B, WEW_v2.0, whole genome shotgun sequence window:
- the LOC119342125 gene encoding cytosolic sulfotransferase 5-like — MAENNHDAAEEGDGQLLSTLPKKEGMWKPFFLYRGCWLTPRAVTSITLLQSEFAPRPDDVVLATFPNWHYMNKVSADFSLDMDATFELFCEGFSLYGPLWDHVRGYWEQSVAEPDRVLFLKYDDMMADAGKHVKMLAEFLRVPFTVEEVSGGAVEEVVALCSFENLKSLPVNSSGVSDRIGGLPMENSSYFRAGKVGDWKAHLTEGMAKKLDDIVQEKLRGSGLAF, encoded by the exons ATGGCCGAGAACAACCATGACGCCGCAGAGGAAGGAGACGGGCAGCTCCTGTCCACGCTCCCGAAGAAGGAAGGAATGTGGAAGCCATTCTTCCTCTACCGAGGCTGCTGGCTCACACCCCGGGCCGTGACGAGCATCACGCTCCTGCAGTCCGAGTTTGCGCCgcgccccgacgacgtcgtcctcgCCACCTTCCCGAA CTGGCACTACATGAACAAGGTGAGCGCCGACTTCTCCCTCGACATGGACGCCACCTTCGAGCTCTTCTGCGAGGGGTTCTCTCTGTACGGTCCTCTCTGGGACCACGTCCGCGGGTACTGGGAGCAGAGCGTGGCGGAGCCCGACAGGGTCCTCTTCCTCAAGTACGACGACATGATGGCCGACGCAGGCAAGCACGTCAAGATGCTCGCCGAGTTCCTCCGCGTcccgttcaccgtggaggaggttaGCGGCGGAGCCGTGGAGGAGGTCGTGGCCCTGTGTAGCTTCGAGAATTTGAAGAGCCTGCCGGTCAACTCTTCAGGAGTGTCCGATCGGATTGGTGGGTTGCCCATGGAGAATTCGTCCTACTTCCGGGCTGGGAAGGTGGGGGACTGGAAGGCACACTTGACCGAGGGA ATGGCAAAGAAGCTGGACGACATCGTTCAAGAGAAGCTCAGAGGTTCTGGTCTCGCCTTCTGA